DNA from Paratractidigestivibacter faecalis:
CGACCCCACCGGAGACACCGCCCGCATCTACTACGGACCTGACACGCGCGCGGCCGAGCTTCTGCTGGGTGCGCTTGCGGCCCTGTGGACCGGTGGGCACGGGCTCAACCTGCGGGTGCTTCCCGCGGTGGGGCCGCGCCTCAAGGATGCGCCCGCCTGGACCTGCGACGCGGTGGCGCTTGCCTGCCTGGCGGGCCTTGGCGTCATGTGCTTCTTGCTCAACGGGTACTCGGAGTTTGCGTACCGCGGCGGCATGCTTCTGGCCGCGGTCCTCACGGCCGTCCTGGTCTCTTGCCTCTGCAGGCCGCAGAGCGCCCTGGCCCACGTGCTGGGGGCGCGGCCCGTGGCCGAGGCCGGCAAGCGCGCGTTTTCCGTCTACCTCTGGCACTACCCCCTGCTGGTGGTCCTCAACCCGGCGACGAGAACCACCGAGCTTCCCGTCTGGGGGTGGGCGCTTGAGTTCCTTCTCATCTTTGCCTGCGCCGAGGCCTCCTACCAGCTCTTCGAGAAGGGCCGGGGTCCTCGGGATCTCGCCGGGCGCCCCATGCCCCTGGGCCTTGCCGTGCCGCAGGTGGCGTTTGGTGCCCTGGGCGTCCTCTGCGCCCTTGTGCTTCTCTTTGTGCCCATCCCCGCAGAGCAGACGGGCGTCCCCACCGAGATGCAGCAGATGAGCGCCGAGGAGCAGCAGTACCTGGCCGAGCAGCAAGCCGCAGCCGAGGCCGCCCAGTCTGGTGAGGGCGCAAACGCTGCCTCCGAGAGCGGCAACGACGCCCAGACGGCCAAGCCCCAGCAGGACAACACCACCTTTGACGTGAGCGGGACCTACTTTGCGGGCACCGCCTTTGCGGCCGCAATCGACCAGATAAACGCCACCAGCTTCACCGTCGACTCCAGCACGGGCGCCACCAACGCGAGCGTCATCCTCATCGGCGACTCCGTTCCAGCGGGAGCGATCACGCAGTTCTACAAGTACTTCCCCAACGGCTACATCGACGCGCAGGTGGGCCGCCAGCTCTATGCGGGCGTGGACGTCTACCGCCAGTGCCAGGCCAACGGTCACGATGGCGACGTGGTGGTCTGGGCCATCGGAGACAATGGCGTGGCCCGTGAGAGCCAGGTCAAGGAGCTCATCGATGCGGTGGATCCATCCAAGCACGTCTACCTCTGCACCGTCCGCGTGCCGCTGGCCCTGCAGGACATGAACAACCAGCTCTTCAAGGACGTTGCCGCCCAGTACGACAACGTTGACGTCATCGACTGGTACGCACAGAGCGCCGGCCACGACGAGTACTTCTGGAGCGACGGCACCCACCTCAGGCCGGAGGGTGCCGAGGCCTACGTCCTCATGCTCAGAAAGGCAATTACGGGACGGTAGGCGCTCTTGGCAAAATCTGATTTGACACTTGCGCACCGCAAATTGCCTTGCTATAGTTCTTCTCGCACCAACGCACGGGGAATTAGCTCAGTTGGGAGAGCGCGTGACTGGCAGTCACGAGGTCAGGGGTTCGAACCCCCTATTCTCCACCATGTTTTGTCAGAGGCTCCGGATTCAATCCGGAGCCTCTTTTTTCGCTTCGCATCCTCGTCGTTCCCTTCCTAAATCGACATTTATACTTATCTGAAGGGCATCATTTGTCGATTTAGGAAGGGAACGGACTAGAGCCCCTCAGATAGCGGTCAAGCTGGCGTTGATTGCGAATCACAACCACCTTTTCGGGAAACTGACTCTGCGTACGTCGATAGAGGCCCCGCCTTTGCCTTGTGCGGCCATCCCACAAAATCCAGCGAATGAACTCCCAGTCGATCTTCTCGTCGCAGCCCTCGGTCATGTCGGGACGGTTGGTTCCCTTGTTGATGCGGTAGCGTCTGAGGCACCGAGAAAGACAGTCCAGCCTCCCAAAGAGCAGCTGGACGATGACGTCGGCCTCCTCGCACCTACGCTCGTAACTCAGGGCCTTGTAGTTGCCGTCAATCACCCAACCATCGGGATGCTCGTTGAGAAAGGTCTGGACGATGCGCTGCTGCCCCGCCTTGGCCCGAATCTTCCATCCCGGCAGAAACTGAACGGCGTCCAGGTGAAGGGCGGGAAGCTGATAGCGGTCTTGGAGTTTGCGGCAGATGGTAGATTTGCCGGAACCGCTGTAGCCAATGACCATGATCTTTATAAGCGCTCCTGCCCGTTTTCAAGTATTAGCAATTGCTGGCTATGCAGTCGTCCACCCACTGCTTGACCCTCAGCGCGACTTCCTGCTTAGACATGTTGTCGACAAACAGGTAGTCAACGTTGTCCATCTTTGAGAACCATGCCCTCTTTAGCGGCATCAGGTGCTTCAAATTGTATTCGAAGGAGTTCCTAGCTCTGGTTGAATCACCCTGTTTGCGCTGTCTGAGCGTGGCGCCTGATGCATCCAAGAACAGGATTCGCGCAGGCATGCACTTCCTGATGCTTGTGAGCTCATCTTTTAGCGCCTTCTCAATATCCCAGTCCTTACCGATGGCCTTGGGATAGTTAATGGTGTGGAATTCGATCTCTTCCGCCCCAAAATCCATTACGGTGCAGGGACAATCCTTGACTCGCCCGTATCGTCTGACCTCGTTGTCTAGCCATAGCCTCTGAATCTCAAGGTAGTCTTCGTACTTGTTCTTATCGAGCTTTCGGTCTCTGATAGCCTGGACGACTTCCGAGTTCTCCTCATAGCTTACGTTCACATAAGAAGCGTTCTCGCACAGGTAGTTCAGGGCCGTCGTCTTGCCCACAGCCATGCATCCCTGTAGCGACAGCACCATGCGAGGCCCTTTCTGATTGGCAAAATCCTCAATGCAGAGAAACGACGAACCCGACTCGCCTAGCTTGGAGAGTCGGGTTCGGATGCGGGTAATATGGTGGGCCCAGCAGGATTCGAACCTGCAACCCAGGGATTATGAGTCCCCTGCGCTAACCGTTGCGCCATGAGCCCGTATGAAAAAGGCGACGACCAGAAGCCGCCGCCTTTAGTTTACATGGTGGAGAATAGGGGGTTCGAACCCCTGACCTCGTGACTGCCAGTCACGCGCTCTCCCAACTGAGCTAATTCCCCAAAATGGTGGGCGATGCTGGATTCGAACCAGCGACCCCTTCCGTGTGAAGGAAGTGCTCTACCCCTGAGCCAATCGCCCGCGCAAGAAAGAACTATACACAAAGCCCGACAGGAATGGAAGCACCAATTTTTGAAAAATGGGGATTCACACCCTGACCTGCGCTTCTATGCCGACTTGATGGCCTTGGCGGCCTTGGCGGCCACGATGGCAAGGACCATGCTGCAGACGGTGCAGACGACGGAGGTGACGACGGTCAGGGGATCCTCTGCCTTGTGGCTCAGGAGACAGTAGCCAAGGACGACGGCGCAGAAAAGGGGCGACCAGCTGGCCTGCTTGGCAAACTCGGGGATGTTAGACGGGACGTTAGCTGCACGGGCGCCGTTGAAGCCGTACCCAACAACCTCCAGGGACATCGCAAGGAACAGGCACTTGAAGGCGAGCTCGTAGGAAGTGGTGGCAAAGACGTAGACGCTGATGGCCAGGCCGACGATGCCGATGACCAAGCAGGCGAGGCTCACCATCTTGACGCTCTTGGACTCGGGTGACATGGAACCTTCTTTCCGGGCGTGGCGCCCTTCTAAGAATCTGATGACGGGGCAGAGTTTAGACCCAACCGGTGGCAAATCTGCCATCGGTTGGGATGCGGAAGCGTGACTGAACGGCTACCCCCTCCCCTATAGCCGGGCGAGAAAAGCCTCGATGCGGTCGAGGCCAAGCTTAAGATCGGCGTCGCTCACGCAGTAGGACAGCCTCATGAAGCCCTCGGCTCCAAAGCAGGTGCCAGGCACGCACGCGACGCCCGCCTCCCGTATGAGGCGCTCGCAGAGCTCCTCGGAGCCCACCCCAAGGCTGCGCACGTCCGGAAAGGCGTAGAAGGCGCCCGCAGGCCTCTGGACCGGCAGCCCCATCTGCTCCAGGCGAGCGACCACGTAGTCGCGCCTGCGGCGATAGGTCTGACGCATGGGCTCAACGTCGCAGCCAAGCGCCACGACGGCCGCCTCCTGCAGAAACGACGGCACGCTAGACACCAGGTACTGGTGCATCTTCTGGATCTGCGACTTGAGCGCGGGCGCCGCCGCAAGCCAGCCGAGCCTCCAGCCCGTCATGGCCCACGGCTTGGAGAACGAGTCCACCACGACGGTCTGGTCCCTCAGCTCCGGGTGACGCGAGGCAAACCGCTCGTAGCCCTCCTCGTAGCAGAGGCGGTTGTAGACGTCGTCGCAAACCACCGCGAGACCGCGCTCGGCCGCCACGCCAGCCACCGCGTCCAGGGACTCCGAGTCAAGGACACAGCCGGTGGGGTTGTTGGGGCTCGTGATGACGATGGCGCGGGTCCTGAGTCCCACCACGCCTCGCAGGTCCCTCTCGCGAATCTGAAAGCCGGAGCGGGAGGTGTCCAGGGTCGCCACGCGCCCGTGAGCGGCACGGACGATGGTCTCATAGAGACCGAAGGCAGGCGTGGGCACCACAACCTCGTCACCGAGATCTAGGATGGCCATGAGCGTGGCGGAAAGCGCCTCCGTAGCGCCGCAGGTCACTACGAGCTCGTCGGGTACGTAGCCAAGCCCCTGACGCCCCATGTAGGCCGAGAGAGCCTCCAAAAGCTCGGGCCGCCCGTTGTTGGGCGGGTAGTGCGTCTGCCCCTTTGCCAGCGAGCGCGCGACCGCCTCGCACACTGGGGCCGGCGTCGGGAACTCGGGCTCCCCCAGGGTGAGCCTCACGCAGCCATCGACCTCGGCTGCCAGCGCGTTAAAACGCCTGATGCCCGAGGTGGCGAGAAGCGCGAGGTCGCTGTTGGTGCTTGTCTCCACGCGTCTCTCCCCTACCGGTACAGCATGTCGGGGCGGATGTCGGCCACCGTTGCGGCACCGCACATCTCCATGGCGTCGGAGAGCTCGCCGGCAAGCTGACGCAGGTAGTCGCGGGCGCCCTGCTCGCCTCCGCCGAAGATTGCCACGACGAAGGGGCGGCACACGAGGCAACCATTGGCACCCAGCGCAAGCGCGCGGAAGACGTCGAGGCCGCTCCTGATGCCTCCGTCAACAAGGACCTCGGCGTCATTGCCCACCGCATCGGCGATGGCAGGAAGGACCGTGGCTGTGGCCGGCACGCCATCCAGGACGCGGCCTCCGTGGTTGGATACCACGATGGCGTCGACGCCGGCGCGAAGCGCGCGCTCGGCCGAGCCGGGGGTCATGACGCCCTTGAGGACGAAGGGCGTGCCCGCGTCGTGGCAGACGGCGCAGATCTCGGCCAGCTGACCCTCGTCCTTGGCACCCGCGGGCGGCTGCTGGCCGCGCAGGAAGGGCAGGCCGGCGGCGTCGATGTCCATCGCCACGGCGGCGGGACGCGCGGCCAGGGCCTCTCCGAGCTTGTGCTCGAGCGTGACGGGGTCCCAGGGCTTGACCGTGGGGATGCCCTGCCCGCCGAGCTGGCCGATGAGGGCGGTCGCGCGCGTCATTATCTCCCCGTTGAGGCCGTCACCGGTGAGGGCGAGCGTGCCCTCGGCCGCCGCGGCGCGCAGGGCGCACTCGTTGTAGGTCACGGTGTCGTACTTCTGGCCGTAGTGGCGCTGGACGTCTCCCACGGGCCCGATCATGACCGGCAGGGAGAGGTCCTGGCCAAGCAGCGTCGTTGAGGTGGACGCCTCAAAGGTCGCATGCACGCAGTCCATGTTTACGAGGACCTGCTGCCAGGCCTCGTGGTTCCTGATGGCAACGGTGCCCGTGCCCTTGGCGCCGGGCCCAGGGATGGTGCCCTTGCAGCCCCGGCCGTCACAGGTGGGGCAGGCACGGCAAAAGGGGCCGATGTTTCCGCGGGCAGCCGCGGCAAGCTCCTGATAGTCCATGGCGAATCCCTTCAAGAGGGCCCCGGGCCCATGACGGGCCCGGGGCCGATGACCTATGGCAGTCCCACTCTCCGAGTTGACAAAGGGGCCGACTCCCTTGTCAGCTTTTACGCGCGCTCGGGAACGATGCGCTCGGAGAGCCAGGAGACGAGTTCGTCCATGGGGACGTCAAACCGCTCGCCGGTGGCGCGGCACTTGACCTCGGCCTTGCCCTCCTTGACGCCGCGCTTGCCCAGGATGACCTGCCAGGGCAGGCCGATGAGGTCCGCGTCGGCGAACTTGACGCCCGGGCGCTCGGAGCGGTCGTCCAGGAGCACCTCGAGGTCGGCAGCGGAGAGCTCGTCGGTCACGCGCTGGGCCTCGGGCCACACGAGGTCGTCGCCCACGTTGAGCGGCACGACCTCGACCTCGTAGGGGGCGACGCAAACGGGCCAGCAAATGCCGTTCTCGTCGTTGTGCTGCTCCACGATGGCGGACACCATGCGAGAGACGCCGATGCCGTAGCAGCCCATGAGGAAGGGCTTCTCAACTCCGTCCTCGTCCATGAAGGTGGCGCCCATGGACTCGGAATACTTGGTGCCGAGCTGGAAGACCTGGGAGACCTCGATGCCACGGGCGTAGTGCATGGGCTTGCCGCACTTGGGGCAGAGGTCGCCCTCCTTGGCGGAGACCACGTCGACCCACTCAGGGATGGTGAAGTCGCGGCCCATCTGGGCGTGGCGGTAGTGGTAGTTGGCCAGGTTGGCGCCAACGAGCCACCACTTAGAGTCGCGCAGGGCCTCGTCGGCGCAGACGCGGATGCCCTCCGGCAGGCCCACGGGCCCGATAAAGCCCTTGACCAGGCCGGCCTCGCGGAGCTCCTCGTCGGTCATCAAGTGGTACTCGCCGAAGGCGTTCTCGGCCTTGCAGTCGTTCATCTCGTGGTCGCCGGGAACAAAGACGACGGTCGGACGGCCCTCGCCGTCGACGAGCGCCAGCGCCTTGCGCGTGGCGGACTCCTCCACGCCGAGAAGCGCGGAGAGGTCGGCGATGGTGCCCGCGTTGGGCGTGTGGACGCGCTCGAGCTCGCCGGCCTCGCCCTCGGCGACGGCGATCTTGGCTGTGGCGGCCTCGGTGTCGGCAGCAAAGCCGCAGTCGCACCAAACAAGCTCGGCCTCGCCTGCGTCGGCCAGGGCCATGAACTCGACGGAGGTGTCTCCGCCGATCTGGCCGGAGTCGGCAACGACGGGCAGGGCCTTCACGCCGCAGCGCTCTGCGATGCGGGCGTAGGCGGCCTTCTCGTCGTCATAGCACTCCTGCAGGGACTCCTGCGTGGCGGAGA
Protein-coding regions in this window:
- a CDS encoding alpha-hydroxy-acid oxidizing protein encodes the protein MDYQELAAAARGNIGPFCRACPTCDGRGCKGTIPGPGAKGTGTVAIRNHEAWQQVLVNMDCVHATFEASTSTTLLGQDLSLPVMIGPVGDVQRHYGQKYDTVTYNECALRAAAAEGTLALTGDGLNGEIMTRATALIGQLGGQGIPTVKPWDPVTLEHKLGEALAARPAAVAMDIDAAGLPFLRGQQPPAGAKDEGQLAEICAVCHDAGTPFVLKGVMTPGSAERALRAGVDAIVVSNHGGRVLDGVPATATVLPAIADAVGNDAEVLVDGGIRSGLDVFRALALGANGCLVCRPFVVAIFGGGEQGARDYLRQLAGELSDAMEMCGAATVADIRPDMLYR
- a CDS encoding acyltransferase family protein, whose protein sequence is MTETPIQDVSQKSPAARSPRSHYVGALDGLRVLAILAVLVYHANPSWLPGGYFGVTVFFVLTGYLTTLSIEREIGRAGRLDYPRFVLKRVTRLLPSMLAVVGVTTMLCVFLAPNLLPKVKSDAVPALLFVENVFYIVRNVSYFANAGLPSPLTHFWYLGVVIQFYVIWPLVLLGMRKVVRSRRMACSAMGILAIASAVLMAVLYDPTGDTARIYYGPDTRAAELLLGALAALWTGGHGLNLRVLPAVGPRLKDAPAWTCDAVALACLAGLGVMCFLLNGYSEFAYRGGMLLAAVLTAVLVSCLCRPQSALAHVLGARPVAEAGKRAFSVYLWHYPLLVVLNPATRTTELPVWGWALEFLLIFACAEASYQLFEKGRGPRDLAGRPMPLGLAVPQVAFGALGVLCALVLLFVPIPAEQTGVPTEMQQMSAEEQQYLAEQQAAAEAAQSGEGANAASESGNDAQTAKPQQDNTTFDVSGTYFAGTAFAAAIDQINATSFTVDSSTGATNASVILIGDSVPAGAITQFYKYFPNGYIDAQVGRQLYAGVDVYRQCQANGHDGDVVVWAIGDNGVARESQVKELIDAVDPSKHVYLCTVRVPLALQDMNNQLFKDVAAQYDNVDVIDWYAQSAGHDEYFWSDGTHLRPEGAEAYVLMLRKAITGR
- a CDS encoding proline--tRNA ligase, which produces MKRYQKMSRLYAPTLKEDPAEAELVSHKLLLRAGMIRKTAAGLYSYLPLAWRVISKVEDVIRDEMEGIGAQEMMVPIVTPAELWEQSHRLGAYGPELMRLKDRHERDFVLGPTHEETFTDLVRDELRSYKQLPVTLYQIQDKFRDERRPRFGLMRGREFIMKDAYSFSATQESLQECYDDEKAAYARIAERCGVKALPVVADSGQIGGDTSVEFMALADAGEAELVWCDCGFAADTEAATAKIAVAEGEAGELERVHTPNAGTIADLSALLGVEESATRKALALVDGEGRPTVVFVPGDHEMNDCKAENAFGEYHLMTDEELREAGLVKGFIGPVGLPEGIRVCADEALRDSKWWLVGANLANYHYRHAQMGRDFTIPEWVDVVSAKEGDLCPKCGKPMHYARGIEVSQVFQLGTKYSESMGATFMDEDGVEKPFLMGCYGIGVSRMVSAIVEQHNDENGICWPVCVAPYEVEVVPLNVGDDLVWPEAQRVTDELSAADLEVLLDDRSERPGVKFADADLIGLPWQVILGKRGVKEGKAEVKCRATGERFDVPMDELVSWLSERIVPERA
- a CDS encoding P-loop NTPase family protein, with protein sequence MVIGYSGSGKSTICRKLQDRYQLPALHLDAVQFLPGWKIRAKAGQQRIVQTFLNEHPDGWVIDGNYKALSYERRCEEADVIVQLLFGRLDCLSRCLRRYRINKGTNRPDMTEGCDEKIDWEFIRWILWDGRTRQRRGLYRRTQSQFPEKVVVIRNQRQLDRYLRGSSPFPS
- a CDS encoding pyridoxal phosphate-dependent aminotransferase, with the protein product METSTNSDLALLATSGIRRFNALAAEVDGCVRLTLGEPEFPTPAPVCEAVARSLAKGQTHYPPNNGRPELLEALSAYMGRQGLGYVPDELVVTCGATEALSATLMAILDLGDEVVVPTPAFGLYETIVRAAHGRVATLDTSRSGFQIRERDLRGVVGLRTRAIVITSPNNPTGCVLDSESLDAVAGVAAERGLAVVCDDVYNRLCYEEGYERFASRHPELRDQTVVVDSFSKPWAMTGWRLGWLAAAPALKSQIQKMHQYLVSSVPSFLQEAAVVALGCDVEPMRQTYRRRRDYVVARLEQMGLPVQRPAGAFYAFPDVRSLGVGSEELCERLIREAGVACVPGTCFGAEGFMRLSYCVSDADLKLGLDRIEAFLARL